The proteins below are encoded in one region of Paenacidovorax monticola:
- a CDS encoding glycosyltransferase yields MRVFIGPTEVAGIGHGLTQGLRRLNFQADGIFDSPHPFSYEAPQHPNIFTRWWYITGGIARKLRSTGSVLTWPVAAIHLLLAWPVLIFALLRYKAFVFLSGNTITNTRFELFLIRLFKKRCIVLFVGSDARPPYINGAWVWINAKAMKQLTKKIRRRVHRFEDAGVMCINSPSTAHFHRRPIINWFAFGFPSTISERKTRPDQFSKDQTASPATKIRLLHSPSNPQVKGTIKIEKIINSLLSRGSPIEWIKIYGLSNSQVLDEIQRCDLVVDQLFSDTPMAGLAIEAAQLGKPAIVGSYLARSPSSIAGNWPIPPSSFVDPSQFESALDALVGDTETRRSLGDAALNFVESAWSCEAVAGRAIACLMGEVPDDWWFDPSTTTYLHGCGLDEAEGRRRVRELVDVYGKSALGLDDKPSLTKAFLDWAQQGESKAANAQANRT; encoded by the coding sequence GTGAGGGTTTTTATTGGTCCAACTGAAGTGGCGGGGATCGGACATGGCCTTACACAAGGCTTGCGTCGATTAAATTTCCAAGCCGATGGGATTTTTGACTCTCCCCACCCCTTTTCCTACGAAGCCCCTCAACACCCAAACATCTTTACTCGATGGTGGTACATCACCGGTGGGATTGCACGCAAACTAAGATCCACAGGATCAGTATTGACTTGGCCAGTAGCGGCAATTCACTTATTGTTGGCATGGCCAGTCCTCATATTTGCACTACTTCGATACAAGGCGTTTGTTTTCCTGTCTGGCAATACGATTACCAACACCCGTTTTGAGCTATTTTTGATACGCCTCTTTAAAAAGCGCTGCATTGTTCTATTTGTCGGTTCAGATGCACGACCACCTTATATTAATGGCGCATGGGTTTGGATCAATGCCAAGGCCATGAAGCAGCTGACGAAGAAAATACGCCGACGCGTTCACCGCTTTGAAGATGCAGGAGTAATGTGCATAAACTCCCCCAGCACTGCACACTTCCATCGCAGGCCAATTATCAACTGGTTTGCCTTTGGTTTCCCCAGCACAATTAGTGAGCGCAAAACAAGGCCAGACCAATTCAGCAAAGATCAAACCGCCTCCCCAGCCACAAAAATCAGATTACTTCATAGTCCATCCAACCCTCAAGTAAAGGGTACTATCAAGATAGAAAAAATCATTAATTCTTTATTATCTCGCGGCTCTCCAATTGAGTGGATAAAGATCTACGGACTCAGTAATTCCCAAGTGCTAGATGAGATCCAACGTTGCGATCTGGTAGTGGATCAACTGTTTTCCGACACGCCAATGGCCGGCCTAGCAATCGAAGCTGCACAACTCGGCAAACCTGCAATCGTGGGAAGCTACCTCGCTCGCTCGCCTAGCTCGATCGCAGGCAATTGGCCGATACCGCCCAGTAGCTTTGTCGATCCCAGTCAATTCGAATCGGCTCTGGACGCATTGGTGGGCGACACTGAGACACGTCGGTCTTTGGGCGATGCCGCCCTCAATTTTGTCGAATCTGCGTGGTCATGTGAAGCTGTGGCGGGCCGGGCTATTGCCTGCCTTATGGGTGAAGTACCGGATGATTGGTGGTTCGATCCATCAACCACGACTTACCTGCACGGCTGTGGGCTTGATGAAGCCGAAGGCCGCCGTCGGGTACGCGAACTGGTTGACGTCTATGGGAAGAGTGCGCTGGGCTTGGATGA